The genomic stretch CCTATTAGTTCTCTATGTAGGTTAATAAGAACATGTGACCACACTGACATGTGCAAGTCTATGGTGAGCCTATTAGAAAATCAATACTTGGATGCCTCTGTACTCTATTGATTGGTGTAATATTTACTTTCTGACAAAAATAGTGatgtataatataataatatagcatttttacagGTAAAATTGCCTCTATTTATCTGTAAAGGTTAAGGCATGTTTAAATTGCATTAATTATTAACTTAGACAACAACTCTGAAGACACGTCTAATGAGTCTTGTCAAAGAATGGTTCATGTCCCAGACTCCAGAGCTGCACAGAGCAAAACAGCCTTTTCAAATGAAATTCATAGAAGGATGCTCGTGGTCCAAAAATGAGGGCTAACACAGATAGGTCACAACCAAAATACAGCCGAGGATGGCACGAGGCTGGCATTACGCGTGTGATTGGACAGACGTAAATCTGCTCAAATCCCCCAAGGCTCAAGCGGTGGAGGAGAGATTGTTTTCAAAGGATACAGAGGCTAGTGTTCGGCACACGTCTACAGAAGGCCGAGTGACATTCTCTGTAGGCCAGTTTAAAAGAACCAGATTGGATAATACAACTGTCACTACTGTGAGGAAATTACCTGGAGATGGACCTGTAACCGCGCCGCGCCAGGGCAGGACAGCACTTTAACCTGCGCCACTGTGCGTAATGACAGGTAAGGTCAACTCACACAGCAACTGTGTGATTATACAGAAACCTACAGTCAGATTCGTCTGAAATGATGTTTTACTATGGACACAACAGAGTGGAGTCACGCTCGTTGATTAAGTAACCAACAACCGTTGGATTAGCGCGCAATGCATCATGGGAACATGTTCACCTCCTGCAGGATGTCATAGAAATGAGGATGTAAGCAAAGTCaatgacaaataataaataaataataaatataatcagggttttatttcattttttcaattAAAGTAGTTACATGATAAAAATAGAGTTTCTGGCAAAACATAATATTGTGAAATATCTATTGTGAAATCTGCCTTCTgcataaaaaagtaataaatactgTATCCAAACTCTAATATTTAAATCCCTAACACTCTCACACCTGTAAATGCTTTGAGaccagttgtgtttgtttttgttttgttttttatttttttatgttcttGTTTACAACACAGTAGTAACACTGTATCAATCTGTTAAATGGTTTTGTCCAGTGATTTCCCAAATGGGCTCTGGACAAAATGCCAAATTAATACAGAACGAGAACCGTTTTGAAGGACAGTGCTAAATGGTAACATTCAGGAAAAGGAGCTTTTATTGTGATGTTTAATGCAGCTGGCACATTGGATTCATTCATGTTTCTCATAACTAGATGTTAATGTGTTGCTTGTAATTTGCAGCTTGTTGTTTGGGGCTGCAGATGTGGGGTGTGAGGAGGACTCATGCCTTTCGTGAAGAGAAACATCGCCCCTCGACACTTGTGCCACGGCACTGTACCAGATGGGATCGGCAATGAGCTGGAGTGTGTCACCAATAATACACTGTCTGCCATCATCCGGCAGCTCAGCAGTCTCAGTAAGACCACTCTATGCAGCATTCatcaatacatttattatgCAGCATATATTTTAAATCTAATGCCCTTCCTTCAGCAATTTACCTACCTGGGACACTCATTAGACACTAGATGTTGGCATCTGGACTAGGATTAGAATAGAGAAAGAACACTATGCTCAAAAGtgtatgtaaaattatgatatacaaatgtacaaagtaataataatgaaacatgGTGGGTTTGTCTTAGTGGACAAACATAATCTAAAATTATAgctatatatgtgtatatatagcAACTACACGAGTAAGAGGGAGTCATATGATTATTGCAGTAAAAATATTATTGGACATTTGATCAAAGTCAGAGTGAAGTGTAGTGAGAATACTATTTTTGGATGCTGATACACACTGGACATCTGCCCCATACATAGGGATTAGTGTGGACGGGATTTAGTGAAGTTACAGGAGCCTAGAGCTTAACGTGAAGCTCTGTACCACCAACATGAGAAAGAACTGGAAAATGGGTTCATCTGTGACATTTTTGATTTGTGGTTAATATTTGTGGCTTTGTGGTTAAGCACAAATCATTTATagaattatttaattaattacacAATATAGATAATAAATATGATGCAATAGTCTTGTATAGTGTCACTTTACAACTGCATTATTCACTATTGGTGGTTGAGCGCTCTGATCACTGAGCCACGGCCCAGTTAATACTACACTCACTTGCACTTTTTGTCTCCTTCATCTTTTTCCTGAAGGCAAACaggctgaaaatgtgtttggggAACTCTTCAATGAGGCCAATACATTTTATGGGCGTGCAAACTCTCTACAGGACCGTATTGATCGCTTGGCCATCAAAGTCACTCAACTGGATTCCAGTATTGAAGAGGGTAAGGGACTTGTGTTTTATTAGTACATGTTTATCTGGGCACCTACTTATCACTTTGTAAGTAGGTTAGCTCAGATTACCCCTTACCCCATTGGAGACACAGCCTGGGTGACTTGGGCACAGGGTGACCATCCCTGCATGTCATAGCTGGGTACATTTCAAATTTCTAACTTTTGTTTTCGGTCTTCAGTCTCTCTTCAGGACATTAATATGAGGAAAGCATTCAAAAGCTCCACTGTTCAGGACCAGCAGGTTTTATCCAAAGGTAGCACTCCCACCTCTGTGAGTGACATGTACAACACCAGTGACAAAGCCCCTCCCCTGAGTGCACTGACCGCCTACAGGTACGTTCAACTGGATTGTCTTATAAATCAGGTCACACAACCATTTACAAACTGTATCATACTGTGTTCAAAAACAGAGAAGACTCAACAGACGCAATGAAGTTTTACTCAGATCCATCGTACTTTTTTGACTTGTGGAAAGAGAAAATGCTGCAGGATACTGAGGACaagaggaaggaaaggagaAGGCAAAGGGTtggttcacacacacatatataaaatgAGCAAAACAGTTTGAAAGAATGctaactttgtacttttacaggAACAAAAGCGTTGTGTGGACAGTAACACAATTCAGCGTGAGGTGAAAAAAGTAAGAAAGGCTCGTAACCGCAGACAGGAGTGGAACATGATGGCATTTGATAAAGAGCTGCGGCCCGATCACCGCCATCCACAAACTCTACGTCGAGGGGCATCATCTGAGGGGTCCCTTTCTCCAGATGGCAGGTTTGTGTTTGGAGAAACGtagtgtttattattttatttcacataaCATATCTTTCTTAAATGATGGAAGAAATATGGGAAGTTGGAAAGAGAAACACTGAATTGCATTagacaacaaaaaaatgttacatgtatattttaaaggtgtactatgtaacatgTGTGGTGTAGTGTCTACCACCTACTTGGTGTCAggtaaaggtcagatctgtggagagggaagaACACTCTTTGTACTAATGCACGCTTTTTGGGACATTTTTAACGGTAAAACACCGACAGCTGCAAACATTCAAGACCAAGAAATAAATCTCCATGTAGATAAGCTGGCAGCAAAAGGCTAGACTTCCAGCAACTACTAACCATGATCTTTGTCCAAGAACTGGATCTGAATAGTGTCCTGTATTCCACCATATATGCTCACTGCTTCTGGATTGTTCTGTGGGCATTGAAAGTCAAATGTAGAGAAAAATAGGGACAAGAAACCAAAATATGGTGCTTCAAAGGTTATGTGATGAAGTATATGAAAGAAGTTAAATATATCCTGAGCGACTGATTTTGTCCACTATCAAGATGACAGGTTTATTACAAAAATTCCCCTTTTGCCCCTTTTCTATTGAGCACAGTGGTCCACTCTtatgtcttgccaaaggattCAGTATTGCTTACATTCTGACATGTTGTTCCctgtttgtatttgttcttTCAGACTTGATCTTCCACAGTACCCCATCCCACCAGTGCCTGTCCATACAGCTTGTAACTTTGCCAAGTCTACCGATTTCATGCCAGGGAACGCACACCCTTCATCACCTGTAGAGCATGAATACCACAGCATTGATGTCAACTACAAGAGAGGAACCTACTCCACTGTCGAGCCAGGCTTCACAGAACAAATGAATGGAGCAACACGTCCACCTGCTGAGTACAAGTAAGAGCACAAAAGTGTacaggcaaaaaaaaacaaacggatcacacatattattttattattggttTGTGGGTGAGGACAAAAGAACTTTTAGGCAGCATGATGGCATATTGTGGTTAGTACTcatgcctcacaacaagaaatGTCTGATTTCCGGAGGGCTTTGAGACTTCTGTGTgtagttttttatgttttctctgtgtctgcAAAGGTTTCATTCAGGCACTTAAGTTTCCTATACCACCAAGTAGTtgtttatatagtttatttttgtgtaaatacatatacaaaaaacaaacaaacaatgtcTTCTGAGTGGGCATGCGTGTCAGCATTAGTCCGATTTGAACGTTTAAACATTCTGACTGATTATGCTGTTTATGTATCGCACAAATCTAGACTCACGATATTTTCTTGATGGTAATGTTAGAGGATAATAATACGGATGAATTGCATTATAGAGGATATTGATGACAATGAATTGGATTTGGagtatttttaaaagataatGATGAATTTCAAGCTTTGTATTTATGAGAACTAATGCATtttcactgttttaaatgttaatggGTGGTGGATATTTTAAGAAGACATTGTTATTGATGAAACGTTGTTAGATGTACTTTTATGTAAATAGGCTCTAATGTACCTGTCCAAGCACTGGAGATGGAAAGTACCTTGTAGCTAAATCTGGCACaggacatcttttctcttgagATTAAAGTTTTATGCACACAgtccttgttttaaataaataaataaaataagctgTAAAATGCGATTTGAACAAGTTTGGTTACGGATAAGCTCTTAAACTACTTGTAATGGCTAGAAGAAAACCTGAAACCGCACCTTTATTCCTCCAATGTCTAATTTTTCTGTCTACTGTGCCTTTGATGCTGCCTCTAATAGAAAACTCATATTAGACAAGTggatatttcagttttcatttttgtatttgaattaatttaaagCATCTTTTTTTGTCTGCTCAGCTCTATCCTTCCTCTTGCGGGTGCACAAATTCCATCGACACAGACAGCATTTGGGTGCCCTCCTGCTGCTCTGTCTCCACCCCATAATGGAGTTCTACATGTAGGACCTGGATATGCACTCCCACCTGTACCTCCACCTCCAGGACCCCCGCCACCACCACTCCCTCCCCCCACTGCAGCCCCACATCCACGGAACTACAGCCACAGTGGGCAAGGTGACGCTCCGCCTGTGAGGGATACCAGAAGTGATCTGTTATCTGCGATTCGAATGGGTGAGCCAAAAACACATACTTaagttaaaaaataagtaataacATTGAATCCTGGTCTACAGtgcaacacattttttaactgttcATCTTAAAAAATGAAGTTAGGTCAAATTAAGTTAATTATCGTGCATCATTCTGTATCTCAATAGGTATACAGTTGAAAAAGGTCCAAGAGCAGCAAGAACAGCAAAACAAATGGGAGCCGGTGGGTAATGACGTGGCCACAATCTTGTCCCGTCGGATTGCAGTGGAGTACAGCGACTCTGAAGATGACTCTGAACTGGAGGAAAACGAGTGGTCAGACTGAAACTTTGAGACCATCTCAGGACAAGGACAAGCGCTGCCTGACAGTCTGAAGCCCCAGCTCTGACTCCATCTAGTGGAGGCTTTGATGCACAACCCACTCCCTCTGcataaaatgtttaatgtgaCATCTTAACTAAATAGGTGTGCAATGAATAGGCCTACTGTCTAAAAATGTAATACATCACAATCACATTACattagcatttattcaaatactggATAAGCATGTGAAATAGGCCAGTGTATAttcttgtatttatgctattcaAGATGTTAATATTTGtcataaatgaaattaaattaattgtGATGTGATGATTTATCATTAAATTGTTGTATTGTGTCATAGACCCCTAACTCTAAACTTAATTTTCCTCCAAACAATTGTCCCTCTCTGTCATTTCCTTGGCTTATTTTTAAACTGCTGTAAGAATACACgttctgtgtaaaaatgtgttatgcTGTGTTGGGTTAGTTCCATTAAATCCCTTATCGGACAGGCCTGTTTTGTCACCTGACTAAAATGACCTCCAATATAGTTTCATGGTTCAGAAACCATGTCAAGGCTGAAGCATCTCACACTACAATGAGATTCAGGGATTTAATTAAGTAAACAGCCTAGACGCAATTTCTATTAGTcatatttttgtgaattttagttttttttttttttttttttttttacatttgtgggtCTGGAGCACAAACTGATCCTGATTCTTCCCAGAATAGTTGATTGGGCTGAAGATAAGTCGGTTACAGCTTTCTCCTTCTGCTTTACTTGTCCATAAACTCGATAGTTCCCTTTTAACAAATTGTTGAGCAGAaggaataaattaataaattaagaAATGTCCAACTGCCTCTGTTAATAAAGACAAATTAATTGTTCAGTATCCTTTCTGGTATATGACTCACTGGCAGATAATATTTGGCTGGAGCAAAACAAGAAAGCGGCAACTTGTCACTGCACAAAAAGGGCGATCTTTGGCTCCAGGTTCAAGCACATGCAGCAGATACTTGAGTTACAATGGCACCAGGCCCCCCCATGACCAAATGTTTGTAGtctaaatgtgttaaaagttaatttgatttaacatttttaagacacaGATTAAAAGGGGATGGTTTAGATTATTTGCTTAGGCCCACAAGTCACCTGACCCGACTGTACGTGCACACCATGGATATAGGTGCACACACAAATTTAAATTGCAAACAATTTGCTATTCAAATTTCACTGAATTGTGGTAGGATGTTATTCTGTAAACTACTTTTAAGTACTACTTTTTAAGTAGTCTACAgaataacaataatgaaaacaatGTTTTGAAACAACAAATGATGTTAAAGGTGTATTGACCATAAACGCTGTGCACTCTAGCTTTTGTAGCGTCGGGCCTGCTGCAGTCTCTCGTGAGATATGACTGCTTTACTGGCTGGAATATTCCTTAGTATAGTATTAAACAATTAGGCCTAACTTATCTattgcactttaaattacatatacttgctaataccttgaaaaacatgcatttttattttgagtgggCTCTCCACAGATGGAAAAAGAAACGTTTATAGTGTGGATTagaaagcaaagcaataacatttccctGGAGACAACCAGATGGTtgtccctccaccagaaaagttgttacatagtgcaccttgcaCGTAATCTGGATCACTCTTTTCTCATGTTCTACATTTTTGTTATGCCCCCTGTAGGATTAGGATGCCAAGTTTTTTGTATAAAAACATTTCTTACTAGGatttaaaaatagacaaatcTATATTTAAGAAATCCAGGATGAGGACCATGGTGTGTTTGTACCAGGTATGAACCTTTTTTCAAAGGTCCCAGATACAAGATGGTTAGAATGTGGTTAGAAAGTATTCTTTAGACTATATATGTATTCAACAGTAGTTACAGTGACTGCAATGAATTATGGGCTCCATTTTCGATGGTATTCAATGACATTACTCAAAGCATCTAGATCCCAAGAGGAACTAGCAGTGACATTACAAGGCAATTTACCTGTGAGCAAACAAGTGTGCTTATTTCCAGTTCCCCTGTAAGGGGAGAGCTCTGgtattttggtttttttttttatcaactttTATCACAAATTTCATTGTGTTTAGGTTGGCAGCCATGTCACTGGGGGTGATATGTACTATGGTCTATGAGAAGTCTTTAATAAGCAGAGGCACAGTCACATACCTGGCACCTCTTGGAAATGAGTGTTTTTATGAGAGTGgttcataaaaataaagcatGTGCGGCAAGTGCGGCCTATTGCAGAGAAGCTGCCCGCCGTTCACCCTCTGCTCACAGACTGGTCCCGTGAGACGTGCTATAAAAAAATTGTAATGAAGCTTTAATAGTTCCTGCAGAGATACTGAAATAGCACTTCCACTATGCAGTTGTGTGCATGGCAGCCATCCCTGATGTTTGTGaaagtatgtgtatgtgtgtgtgtgtatatatatatatatatatatatatatatatgcatatatatgcATGCATTGGTATTAATATGCACAGCGTTTGCTTTTCCAAATGTTCAAAGACACTTTGTCACTTTCCATTCCAGCCATACTTGGTGGTAGTAAGCTGccactgtagccacagctgccctagggcaGACTAATGGAAGTGAGGTTGTCGgtttgtgtgtgactgtgtgaaagTTCATCAACAATCTCACTGAAGGCAAATTAAAAGTGGAATTATTAAAGATTCCACTATTACATGCACTTGTACAAATTATAATGTCTTTGGGGAACCCAATTTGtgacaaatgtgttttcaaacttttcagaGCTGCCTAACCCCTGCAGTCCTCTTCAACAGTGATTCATGGAGGTTACTGGGTCACTCAAACCATCCTACTGCAATCAAATTATTATCACTTGCTCTTGCTCCAAAAAAACATTGCTGAAGAACGTgaacttacatttttaaaaagctagattatagaaatatatatttataaagcaATGTTGGCCTAAAATTCACAGCAAGCCAAATTCCCGTGAAAACGCCACACTTGTTTCTGCGTTTGGTCAGAATTGCATCTTTATTGAATTTGCTGATGCACAATCTTCTGTGTTATGCTTGTCAGTCTGTTGTCTTACTACTCTCAGCATTATTTCTTCTCTAAAATAGATTAGAGCTGGTATCTCGAGTTCCGGCCTCCATCAAGACTAATGGACGTATAACCCACAGGCGCTCAAGCAGCCTGCTTTCTCCACATTGATTCAGTGTCCATCCAGCTATAGGCTAAAAGGATTCAATGGCTAATGCACCTGTCTCCTCATCGTCATCCTTCAGTTAGcatgtaaataaatatcacaTCAAATTTTAGGCTAGTTggataacattaaaataaaaaaagcagaTATGAACTTTTCTTCGTTCAGAACAAAAGCTTTTCAGACGTTAACGTTCAAGCATTTCTACATTATACATTTTCCAAGTTGAATTTAGGAAAAGGTTTATCTCAGAAAAGCCAAATTCCTGCACAGTGGCGGTCCACAAACGCATATACTgtgaaaaaataagaataaataaatgtgtgtgt from Periophthalmus magnuspinnatus isolate fPerMag1 chromosome 14, fPerMag1.2.pri, whole genome shotgun sequence encodes the following:
- the wasf3a gene encoding actin-binding protein WASF3, whose product is MPFVKRNIAPRHLCHGTVPDGIGNELECVTNNTLSAIIRQLSSLSKQAENVFGELFNEANTFYGRANSLQDRIDRLAIKVTQLDSSIEEVSLQDINMRKAFKSSTVQDQQVLSKGSTPTSVSDMYNTSDKAPPLSALTAYREDSTDAMKFYSDPSYFFDLWKEKMLQDTEDKRKERRRQREQKRCVDSNTIQREVKKVRKARNRRQEWNMMAFDKELRPDHRHPQTLRRGASSEGSLSPDGRLDLPQYPIPPVPVHTACNFAKSTDFMPGNAHPSSPVEHEYHSIDVNYKRGTYSTVEPGFTEQMNGATRPPAEYNSILPLAGAQIPSTQTAFGCPPAALSPPHNGVLHVGPGYALPPVPPPPGPPPPPLPPPTAAPHPRNYSHSGQGDAPPVRDTRSDLLSAIRMGIQLKKVQEQQEQQNKWEPVGNDVATILSRRIAVEYSDSEDDSELEENEWSD